GTCAAAACAGAACAAGGTCGGCGGTTCCGGAATCCTAAATGAGTTTACCGACGGCACAAAGATCGACCTCAGAACGGCGGTCAATCTGATGATCGTCATCTCAGACAACACTGCGACAAACCTCGTGATCGAGCGCGTAACGGCTGACGCCGTCAACGCATACATGAGTGAGCTCGGCTTAAAAGATACGCTAAGTCTTCGAAAGGTATGGGGCGGAGCGGATGCAAAAGCGAACGCCGATCCGGTCAATCAGTTATTCGGGCTGGGGCGTTCGTCGCCTAAGGATATGGTTCGGCTGCTCGAAATGCTGGAAAAAGGCGAGGTCGTCTCGAAAGAAGCATCCGCGGAGATGATCGCTATCTTAAAACGCCAGCAGTATAAAGACGGCATCGGACGCAATGTCTTAGACACGGTACCCGTCGTTTCAAAATCGGGCTCGCTCGACCGGCTTCGCTCGGACGTCGGCATCGTTTACACCCGCCGCGGCCGGATCGCGATGGCGATCACCGTCGATGACATGCCGGTCGTCCATTACAACACCGACGACATCGGCAGCCTGCTCATATGGCGGCTGTCGCAGATTCTGCAGGAGGGATTAGCTCGATGACCGCGATCGTCCTTTGCTCAGGCGGGATGGATTCCTGCGTCACGACCGCTATCGCGATGGCGGAATATGACGATATAGCGTTGCTCCATATTTCATACGGGCAGAGGACCGAGGCACGCGAACGCCGGGCTTTTAATGACATCGCCGATCATTACGGCATCGAAAAACGGCTCGACGTATCGATCGAGTATCTCGCGAAGATCGGCGGCTCATCGTTGACCGACAGCAGTATTGCAGTGACAGAGGCTGACCTCCAGTCAACGAAAATTCCGACGAGCTACGTTCCGTTTCGTAATGCAAATATGCTGAGCATAGCGACGAGCTGGGCTGAGGTCATCGGTGCAACGGCGATCTATATCGGTGCTGTGGCAGAGGATTCGAGCGGTTATCCCGATTGCCGGCCGGAGTTTTACGCGGCGTTTCAGCAGACTATAGACACCGGTACAAAGCCCGATACACACATCGAGATACGCACGCCGATCATTCATTTAACAAAAGCAGAGATCGTCAAAAAAGGCATCGAACTCGGGGCACCGCTGCACCTGACGTGGTCGTGTTATCGCAGCGAAACACTGGCTTGCGGCACATGTGATTCCTGCGCACTGCGTTTGCGAGGTTTTGAGCAAGCGGGTGTAAGAGATCTGATAGCTTATTCTGCGTGATACTCTTCGGCCGCGGCATCCGCACGTTTTGCCTCGAGTTCTCCCAGACGCTTTCTCAACTCCGCTATTTCAGAATCGAGCGCGGCTATGCCGGGTTCATGGGTGCTGAGTTTGTGAAAGACGGGCGTTACGACCGTTAGGCTGGCGATGATGATGCCAAGCACGCCGAGGATCCGGGCGATCAGTTCGCTTGGTTCCGGCGGCGTCAGCCAAACTAGGTAAAGAATGGTCGCCGATAGCGACCAAACGGCGGCGTGAGCCGCGATCAACGACCACGCAAATCGATTATCGAGCCGTGCGAGCGACAGCAGTGAAAGGTGCGAGCATGACGTTGCGAGCAACGTGAAAGACATAAGTGCTTTCACGAAAGTGTCGTTCGTTTCCTGCCACGACCAGATCACTACCATCCACATCACTGCCGAAAAAACGGCAAGTCCAATGCCTGCAAGCGGCATCACGCGGCCGCGTCCCGTTTCTAAGAACGCCCCGCATGCAAGGCCAAGGATGCTTGTCACGGTGATGGTCGTCGTGGTCAAAAGGATCTTGGTTTCGAACTCGCCGAAATTGCCGATCAGAATGACGGCGATGCCGATGACAGCGCTGACCGTCACAGAGCCGATCAGCAGATAGAGGAAAAAGCGTCGCAGGTTCATATCGCGGCCTCCAACCGCAAATCTACTCCTTTCGAACGCTATTGCAAGCGAAAAGTTCAGCGGAATACTATATCGCGAGGCGGTCGCGGTCAACAACGAGGCCTTCGAGGTCGCCGAGAGCGACGAACGCGACGTTCTCTGTTGTGAAATACTCACGGGCGATCGCGGCGATGTCTTCACGCGTAACCGCATCGATCTTGGCGAGAGTTTCTTCAACGGCGATCTGGCGACCGTGCGTCAGTTCGCAATGTGCGAGCGAACCGGCACGGCCTGCGGAATCTTCGAGCCCGAGCAATATCGACGCACGAGCTTGGTCTTTTATCAGGCTTATCTCGTCGTCGCTGACGCCGTTGCGGACGACCCAACGCATCTCGTCCATCACGATGTCCAAAACTTCCTCGACCTGATCGGGCGATGTGCCGGCGGAGACAGCGAAAAAGCCCGTGTCGCGATACATCGCCGTTGAGGTGCCGACGCTGTATGCGAGGCCGCGTTCTTCGCGGACGCTCTGCCATAGTCGGCTCGAAGTGCCACCGCCGATTATGTTCGCCAGCATGTCCGCGGCGTAGCGGCGTTCGTCGCACGCCGTCGTAAAAGGCGTGGCGAGGATCATGTGCCCTTGTTCCAGGTCGCTGCGTTTTTCGATGAAGATTGGAGCGGCGGATTGCGGATCGCGGAATGCGGATCGCGGATTCTCAATATCTGCGGAGTTAAAGTGTTCGGCAGATCCGACCATATCGACCAAGCGATCATGTTCGACATTGCCGGCAGCGGCGATGACAAGGTTCTGCGGCGTAAAGACCTGTCGGTGGTAGTCGCGCGTGCGGTCGCTGCCGAAAGAGCGAACGGTTTCGGCCGTTCCCGTGATCGGAAGGCCGAGCGGATCTCCCGGAAAGAATTCGCGGTAGAAGATGTCGTTTATCAGCTCTTCGGGAGCGTCCTCGTGCATTTTCATC
This sequence is a window from Acidobacteriota bacterium. Protein-coding genes within it:
- the queC gene encoding 7-cyano-7-deazaguanine synthase QueC, with product MTAIVLCSGGMDSCVTTAIAMAEYDDIALLHISYGQRTEARERRAFNDIADHYGIEKRLDVSIEYLAKIGGSSLTDSSIAVTEADLQSTKIPTSYVPFRNANMLSIATSWAEVIGATAIYIGAVAEDSSGYPDCRPEFYAAFQQTIDTGTKPDTHIEIRTPIIHLTKAEIVKKGIELGAPLHLTWSCYRSETLACGTCDSCALRLRGFEQAGVRDLIAYSA
- a CDS encoding insulinase family protein; protein product: MANSKVNIQESRLENGIVVLTDRMAGVRSATLGFFYRVGSRHEPVELNGITHFIEHCVFKGTPRRTAKQIAIEQDRLGGNLDAFTTHDETGFVIKVTDDRINDAFDLIADMLTAPSLDEADLENEQRVIIEEMKMHEDAPEELINDIFYREFFPGDPLGLPITGTAETVRSFGSDRTRDYHRQVFTPQNLVIAAAGNVEHDRLVDMVGSAEHFNSADIENPRSAFRDPQSAAPIFIEKRSDLEQGHMILATPFTTACDERRYAADMLANIIGGGTSSRLWQSVREERGLAYSVGTSTAMYRDTGFFAVSAGTSPDQVEEVLDIVMDEMRWVVRNGVSDDEISLIKDQARASILLGLEDSAGRAGSLAHCELTHGRQIAVEETLAKIDAVTREDIAAIAREYFTTENVAFVALGDLEGLVVDRDRLAI
- a CDS encoding serine hydrolase; translation: MTKLIAAILFIVSITAAGNAQNTPKPANTLDEKIRAETADFKGKVWIYAKNLDTGKEYGLRADEQVRTASTIKLPIMAEAFRQIAAGKVGWTDEFTLSKQNKVGGSGILNEFTDGTKIDLRTAVNLMIVISDNTATNLVIERVTADAVNAYMSELGLKDTLSLRKVWGGADAKANADPVNQLFGLGRSSPKDMVRLLEMLEKGEVVSKEASAEMIAILKRQQYKDGIGRNVLDTVPVVSKSGSLDRLRSDVGIVYTRRGRIAMAITVDDMPVVHYNTDDIGSLLIWRLSQILQEGLAR